From Draconibacterium halophilum, one genomic window encodes:
- the rpe gene encoding ribulose-phosphate 3-epimerase — protein MRAFVAPSILAADFNNLGKEIEMINQSEADYIHCDVMDGVFVPNISFGIPVINQVKKIAEKPLDVHLMIVDPDKFIEPFVKAGASVLTVHYEACSHLHRTVQLIKSFGAKASVCLNPHTPVAVLEDIIGDLDMVLLMSVNPGFGGQQFIENTYKKVGQLRKMIDETNANCTIEVDGGINYETGKNLLDVGANVLVAGSFVFGADNPEEIISGLKSL, from the coding sequence ATGAGAGCTTTCGTGGCACCCTCCATTCTGGCAGCTGACTTTAACAATCTTGGAAAAGAAATCGAAATGATCAATCAAAGTGAAGCTGATTATATTCACTGTGATGTGATGGACGGAGTGTTTGTTCCAAACATATCCTTTGGAATTCCGGTAATAAATCAGGTAAAGAAAATTGCTGAAAAACCATTGGATGTTCATTTAATGATCGTTGACCCGGATAAATTCATTGAACCTTTTGTTAAGGCTGGAGCATCAGTTCTTACCGTGCATTACGAAGCATGTAGTCATTTACATCGTACAGTTCAGTTAATAAAATCGTTCGGAGCCAAAGCAAGTGTATGTTTGAATCCGCACACCCCCGTAGCTGTTCTGGAAGATATTATTGGCGATTTGGATATGGTTTTGCTCATGTCGGTTAATCCTGGGTTTGGTGGCCAGCAATTCATCGAAAATACTTACAAAAAGGTTGGGCAATTGCGCAAAATGATTGATGAAACAAACGCGAATTGTACTATTGAAGTTGATGGTGGTATAAATTACGAAACAGGAAAAAATCTGCTTGATGTAGGTGCAAATGTTCTTGTGGCAGGTAGTTTTGTTTTTGGTGCCGATAATCCGGAAGAGATTATTTCAGGATTAAAATCACTCTGA
- a CDS encoding sigma-70 family RNA polymerase sigma factor, producing the protein MRQLKITKQVTNRDTLSLDKYLHEIGKVELLSAEKEVELAKRIKKGDRQALETLIKANLRFVVSVSKQYQNQGLSLPDLINEGNLGLIKAAERFDETRGFKFISYAVWWIRQSILQALAEQSRIVRLPLNKIGSINKINKAFNKLEQEFQREPTVDEVAALMESKPDLIEDSMNFSNTHVSMDAPLREEEGNSMYDVMLNEDSPNPDGELMDNSLRKEIERSLSTLGEREAEILRYYFGLKGYQPHTLEEIGHVFGLTRERVRQIKEKAIKKLKNQYRNRLLKAYLGK; encoded by the coding sequence ATGAGACAACTAAAAATTACCAAACAGGTTACTAATCGCGACACCCTCTCGCTGGATAAGTATCTGCATGAAATTGGAAAGGTGGAATTGTTGTCTGCGGAAAAAGAAGTTGAGTTGGCTAAGCGAATTAAAAAAGGCGACCGCCAGGCTTTGGAAACGCTGATAAAAGCAAACCTCAGATTTGTTGTTTCTGTTTCGAAACAATACCAAAACCAGGGACTTAGTTTACCGGATTTGATTAACGAAGGAAATTTAGGCTTGATAAAAGCTGCAGAGCGATTTGATGAAACCCGTGGTTTCAAATTTATTTCATATGCCGTTTGGTGGATACGCCAGTCCATACTTCAGGCTCTGGCTGAGCAGTCGCGAATTGTACGTTTACCTTTAAATAAAATTGGTTCGATCAATAAAATCAATAAAGCGTTTAATAAACTCGAGCAGGAATTTCAACGCGAACCAACTGTTGATGAGGTAGCCGCGTTAATGGAATCAAAACCGGACCTGATAGAGGATTCCATGAACTTTTCAAATACACATGTATCCATGGATGCTCCGCTTCGTGAAGAAGAAGGAAACAGCATGTATGATGTGATGCTAAACGAAGATTCGCCAAACCCCGATGGGGAGTTAATGGATAATTCGCTACGTAAGGAGATTGAACGATCATTATCGACCTTGGGAGAGCGTGAAGCCGAAATTCTGCGGTATTACTTTGGATTAAAAGGGTATCAACCGCACACACTTGAAGAAATTGGTCATGTTTTTGGACTAACTCGTGAGCGCGTTCGACAAATAAAAGAAAAAGCAATTAAAAAACTAAAAAATCAATACCGCAACAGGTTACTAAAGGCATACCTGGGTAAATAA